One Bacillota bacterium DNA segment encodes these proteins:
- a CDS encoding VanW family protein, with the protein MFNNRIWAKLLLFLLLCPISAFADDRVMVNHPVSTSGEIYADPAVETVCRDVYDPPGGFMLGTGSVVSLPDVNFRNAVLALDMIDGVTVPPKSVFSFNKTVGPRTASRGFLLGRSLFRSRSGYVYKPDFGGGVCQASTVLHRAVVNAGLRVLELHNHGVKAPYAPDRDDAAVFYGTWDYRFQNTLPVPVTVKTGNETEKLTVELVMKDGVGGGERESVFLQGQTLCFLNGWKTTLEAAPFVRGGRMFVPVDGLRRALGVSPESILEKTVMVEPPPVLNGTVFVPVRWAEDFGFEARWDSVLHAVVVCREKITPETPEAVNLFTASLTKSLHNTQ; encoded by the coding sequence TTGTTCAACAACCGCATATGGGCGAAGTTGCTTCTGTTTCTGTTGCTCTGCCCGATTTCGGCTTTCGCCGACGACCGGGTGATGGTCAACCATCCCGTATCGACATCCGGTGAGATATACGCGGACCCCGCCGTTGAAACGGTATGCCGGGACGTCTACGATCCGCCGGGGGGGTTTATGCTGGGTACGGGGTCCGTCGTCAGTCTTCCCGACGTCAACTTTCGAAACGCGGTTCTGGCGCTGGATATGATTGACGGGGTGACCGTCCCGCCCAAGAGCGTGTTTTCTTTCAATAAAACCGTGGGGCCGCGCACCGCCTCCCGCGGTTTTCTGCTTGGACGGTCATTGTTCCGGAGCAGGTCCGGGTATGTCTACAAGCCTGATTTCGGCGGCGGCGTGTGCCAGGCGTCCACCGTGCTGCACCGGGCTGTGGTAAACGCGGGCCTGAGGGTTTTAGAGCTGCACAACCACGGCGTTAAGGCGCCGTACGCCCCGGACCGCGATGACGCCGCGGTGTTCTACGGGACCTGGGATTATCGTTTTCAGAACACGCTTCCCGTTCCGGTTACGGTGAAGACAGGAAACGAAACCGAAAAGCTGACCGTGGAACTGGTCATGAAAGACGGGGTTGGCGGCGGCGAGCGGGAGTCCGTCTTCCTTCAGGGGCAAACCCTGTGTTTCCTTAACGGTTGGAAGACAACCCTGGAGGCGGCCCCTTTCGTCCGCGGGGGCCGGATGTTCGTTCCGGTCGACGGGTTGAGGAGGGCTTTAGGAGTCTCCCCGGAAAGCATCCTCGAGAAAACCGTCATGGTTGAACCGCCGCCGGTACTGAACGGCACGGTCTTTGTTCCCGTCCGCTGGGCCGAAGACTTCGGTTTCGAAGCGCGGTGGGATTCAGTCCTGCACGCCGTGGTTGTCTGCAGAGAAAAGATTACGCCGGAAACACCGGAAGCGGTTAATCTTTTTACCGCTTCTTTAACGAAGAGCCTTCATAATACACAGTAA
- a CDS encoding response regulator: MAIGKKVLIVEDEILIALSLGELLEYWSYELCEPAASGEDAVRRAESEQPDIILMDVNIRGRIDGIQAAREITSRFNIPIIFMSGYSQDEIRKKAGLDGVVEFMSKPMDHDKLRKTLESMT, from the coding sequence ATGGCTATAGGGAAAAAAGTCTTAATAGTGGAAGATGAGATTCTCATCGCCCTGTCACTTGGAGAACTGCTTGAGTACTGGTCATATGAACTCTGCGAGCCGGCGGCCTCGGGGGAAGATGCCGTCCGCAGGGCTGAAAGTGAACAGCCGGATATAATATTGATGGACGTGAATATCAGGGGAAGGATCGACGGAATACAGGCAGCCAGGGAAATAACCTCGCGGTTCAATATCCCTATTATTTTTATGTCTGGCTATTCGCAAGACGAAATCCGGAAAAAAGCCGGCTTGGACGGCGTGGTCGAATTCATGAGCAAGCCCATGGATCATGACAAACTGAGAAAAACGCTCGAATCAATGACCTAA
- a CDS encoding PBP1A family penicillin-binding protein — protein MAKTDLSPAEEKRAKRKQTMRSAVLLTVLFAFFSAVSAGGWVVYTAIRDLPPWQMDSLQFGAPSTLYAADGKTVVATLGKVNYIPVPQKEIIPDIKQALIAVEDTRFSQHPGVDPRGIVRALWTDLTHGKAVQGASTITQQLARNAFLISSKTLKRKIQEMFLAVQLERHYTKDEILALYLNRVYFGQGAWGIGAAARTYFNKNAADLGLAEAALLAGLVQAPSYYDPYRNPEEAVAKRNVVLDKMLSCGFITPEEEEQASGEPLNLDRGATVRTEYPYPDFTDYVIATVEKKYGESALFRGGLKIYTTLDIKAQRAVEEEIRNKNNFPPSERDANGLLQPQTAVVLLDPYSGSIRALAGGREHTVDRQFNRAVQAKRQPGSAFKPIIAYGPAIEYAGMSPEKTVIDEPVRYGSYVPKNADDKYRGAVTLQDALAFSVNVVAVELLDDVGLGRAVEFAGKLGIELDTANEGLSLALGGLNRGVTPLEMAAAYGAFANGGEYIRPTAVTRIFQPNGVILEEYKPERGSAMRRETARAITTMLRAAVRYGTGTGARIGTIAAGKTGTTDEGKDIWFCGWVPKMVGVVWIGWDRPKAMPRAYGGKYCAPLWRKIMLKAVDIEGIPSEPLPPRPKPVVPEVYGQETVPSVYGDTYGTDTSLPPGTITLPDGTVIPPGGQTPQTPPAPVVPPAETRRGPPPWNRNYVPQGTAQTEPDNGQTQPGDRE, from the coding sequence TTGGCTAAGACTGATCTATCACCGGCGGAAGAAAAAAGGGCGAAGCGGAAACAGACCATGCGGTCGGCGGTTCTGCTGACCGTGCTGTTTGCGTTTTTTTCCGCCGTTTCCGCGGGCGGATGGGTGGTATACACGGCGATCCGGGACCTGCCGCCCTGGCAGATGGACAGCCTGCAGTTCGGCGCGCCCAGCACCCTATACGCCGCCGACGGCAAGACGGTCGTCGCCACCCTGGGCAAGGTGAACTACATCCCGGTCCCCCAGAAGGAGATTATTCCCGATATAAAACAGGCATTGATCGCCGTGGAGGACACGCGCTTCTCGCAGCACCCGGGGGTCGACCCGCGGGGAATCGTCCGGGCCCTATGGACCGACCTCACCCACGGGAAGGCTGTTCAGGGCGCCAGCACCATAACCCAGCAGTTAGCGAGAAACGCGTTTCTGATTTCCTCTAAAACCTTAAAGCGGAAGATCCAGGAGATGTTCCTGGCGGTGCAGCTCGAACGCCATTACACCAAGGACGAGATACTGGCGCTGTACCTTAACCGGGTTTATTTCGGCCAGGGGGCATGGGGGATCGGAGCGGCCGCGCGCACCTATTTTAATAAAAACGCGGCTGACCTGGGTCTCGCTGAGGCTGCGCTTCTGGCGGGTCTGGTGCAGGCGCCGAGTTACTACGATCCTTACCGGAACCCCGAAGAGGCGGTTGCCAAACGGAATGTGGTTTTGGATAAAATGCTGAGCTGCGGTTTTATCACGCCTGAAGAAGAGGAGCAGGCAAGCGGTGAACCTTTAAATCTCGACCGCGGCGCCACCGTTAGAACGGAATATCCTTACCCCGACTTTACGGATTATGTGATCGCCACGGTGGAAAAGAAATACGGGGAGTCGGCGCTGTTCCGCGGGGGGCTTAAGATTTACACGACACTGGACATCAAGGCGCAGCGGGCGGTCGAGGAAGAGATCAGGAACAAAAACAATTTCCCGCCTTCCGAGCGCGACGCGAACGGCCTTTTGCAGCCGCAGACCGCCGTGGTGCTCCTCGATCCGTATTCCGGAAGCATCCGCGCCCTTGCGGGCGGGAGGGAGCACACGGTCGACCGGCAGTTTAACCGGGCGGTCCAGGCGAAACGGCAGCCCGGCTCGGCGTTCAAACCGATCATCGCCTACGGGCCGGCGATAGAGTATGCGGGGATGTCGCCGGAAAAAACGGTAATAGACGAGCCGGTGCGCTACGGCTCCTACGTGCCGAAGAACGCCGACGACAAATACCGGGGTGCGGTAACCCTTCAGGACGCCCTCGCTTTTTCGGTTAATGTGGTGGCGGTCGAGTTGTTGGATGATGTCGGACTGGGACGCGCCGTGGAGTTCGCGGGCAAGCTCGGGATCGAGCTCGATACGGCGAACGAAGGTTTGAGTCTGGCGCTCGGCGGCCTGAACCGCGGTGTGACGCCCTTGGAAATGGCAGCCGCTTACGGGGCTTTCGCCAACGGCGGCGAGTATATCCGGCCGACCGCGGTTACGCGCATCTTTCAGCCCAACGGCGTCATCCTGGAGGAGTACAAACCGGAACGCGGCAGCGCCATGCGCCGGGAGACGGCGCGGGCGATCACGACCATGCTGCGCGCCGCCGTCCGCTACGGGACGGGAACGGGCGCGCGCATCGGCACAATCGCCGCGGGCAAGACCGGGACCACCGACGAGGGCAAAGACATCTGGTTCTGCGGGTGGGTGCCGAAGATGGTGGGCGTGGTTTGGATAGGCTGGGACCGGCCGAAGGCGATGCCGCGCGCATACGGCGGCAAGTACTGCGCGCCGCTGTGGCGGAAGATAATGCTGAAGGCGGTCGACATCGAAGGAATACCGTCCGAACCGCTTCCGCCGCGGCCGAAGCCTGTGGTTCCCGAGGTCTACGGGCAGGAGACGGTCCCTTCGGTATACGGGGATACTTATGGAACGGACACCTCTCTGCCCCCCGGAACGATTACCCTTCCCGACGGAACGGTAATCCCGCCCGGCGGCCAGACGCCGCAGACGCCTCCCGCGCCGGTAGTCCCGCCGGCGGAGACGCGCCGCGGTCCTCCGCCGTGGAACAGGAACTACGTGCCGCAGGGCACTGCGCAAACAGAGCCGGACAACGGGCAGACGCAACCGGGTGATAGAGAGTAG
- a CDS encoding lysylphosphatidylglycerol synthase transmembrane domain-containing protein, which translates to MYRFLFAILLFFTALFLAGHYAESRKLLMTLKQGNPYWVLAALGFESLLIVNRAGFYHAVYRVAGIRESWMRLVLLVSAGSFVGLVTPGGSFSVAAFIVADAVKRGATLARAVLVNMIYYLCDYGAFFVVLMTAFGYLWINRSLTAYEGLAAVLLLAFLGVQAFLLAVAVHRPQTLMRLAGGAVRAAVVFPPVRRRNLEEKVDRFVHNLLEGVEWLSRKPHRILRVALHALLVEVLGICILGTVFMAFAGGVPPGTLIAGYAVGVLFMIISITPSGVGVVEGAMAATLASLGVDSETAVLVTFVYRGITVWLPFLVGIVCFRVVGRK; encoded by the coding sequence ATGTACCGTTTTCTTTTCGCGATTCTGCTGTTTTTTACGGCATTGTTCCTGGCCGGGCATTACGCCGAAAGCCGGAAACTCCTGATGACCTTAAAACAGGGGAACCCTTACTGGGTCCTGGCGGCATTGGGGTTTGAGTCGTTGCTGATCGTCAACCGGGCGGGGTTTTACCACGCCGTTTACCGCGTGGCAGGGATCCGGGAGTCCTGGATGCGCCTCGTGCTGCTGGTGTCAGCCGGGTCTTTCGTAGGCCTTGTGACACCCGGCGGCTCTTTTTCCGTGGCCGCGTTTATCGTTGCCGATGCGGTTAAACGAGGTGCCACGCTGGCCCGGGCGGTGCTTGTCAACATGATTTATTACCTTTGCGACTACGGCGCCTTCTTTGTGGTCTTGATGACGGCCTTCGGTTATCTCTGGATAAACAGAAGCCTTACAGCGTACGAAGGACTGGCGGCGGTTCTGCTGCTGGCGTTTTTAGGGGTACAGGCTTTTCTCCTGGCGGTTGCGGTTCACCGGCCGCAGACACTGATGCGTTTGGCCGGCGGCGCGGTGAGGGCCGCAGTGGTTTTCCCACCCGTGAGACGCAGGAACCTTGAGGAAAAGGTGGACCGTTTCGTTCATAATCTTCTTGAAGGGGTGGAATGGCTCTCGCGGAAACCGCACCGCATCCTGCGGGTGGCGCTGCACGCGCTCCTGGTGGAAGTCCTCGGCATCTGCATCCTCGGCACGGTTTTCATGGCGTTCGCCGGCGGGGTGCCTCCCGGAACACTGATCGCCGGTTACGCCGTGGGGGTGCTCTTTATGATTATTTCAATCACCCCTTCCGGGGTGGGGGTCGTTGAAGGCGCGATGGCCGCAACGCTCGCTTCTCTCGGGGTTGATTCCGAAACGGCGGTGCTGGTCACCTTCGTTTACCGCGGTATTACGGTATGGCTGCCCTTTTTGGTCGGCATCGTTTGTTTCAGGGTGGTGGGACGGAAGTGA
- a CDS encoding Lrp/AsnC family transcriptional regulator, producing the protein MNEIEERLILELGENFPVESRPFAVIGARLGMTEDEVIARVKEFMDKGIIRRLSVALRHQNVGFTANAMIVWKVPPERLDEVGNKLASFPEVTHCYERETARDWPYNLYVVVHRPHRKECLAIAARLSEAVGVADYRVLFSTAELKRSNPQYFIERGEDDAV; encoded by the coding sequence GTGAACGAGATTGAAGAGCGCCTGATACTGGAACTGGGTGAAAACTTTCCGGTGGAGTCCAGGCCGTTCGCGGTGATCGGCGCCCGCCTGGGAATGACGGAAGACGAGGTAATCGCCAGGGTGAAGGAGTTCATGGACAAGGGAATCATCCGGCGGTTGAGTGTGGCCTTGAGGCATCAGAACGTCGGTTTCACGGCCAACGCCATGATCGTCTGGAAGGTGCCGCCGGAGCGGCTGGATGAGGTGGGGAACAAACTGGCCTCCTTCCCCGAGGTGACCCACTGTTACGAACGCGAAACCGCCCGGGACTGGCCATACAACCTCTATGTCGTCGTGCACCGCCCCCACCGCAAGGAGTGTCTGGCGATTGCGGCAAGGCTCAGCGAGGCGGTGGGAGTCGCGGATTACCGGGTGCTTTTCAGCACAGCGGAATTAAAACGCTCAAACCCGCAATATTTTATCGAAAGAGGGGAAGACGATGCGGTTTGA
- a CDS encoding NADH-ubiquinone oxidoreductase-F iron-sulfur binding region domain-containing protein yields the protein MCSGGAVPRCIVELTGYYLALVLREACDECPVCSNHLQEAQKVLREIGRSLGGTELCKKLKELTEGAYKEAACGVGRIGASIVTEALAGYDEEFEAHVTERYCPAGVCDIRYVAEA from the coding sequence ATGTGTTCCGGAGGTGCTGTTCCCCGTTGTATCGTGGAGTTGACGGGATACTATCTGGCTCTGGTTTTGAGGGAAGCCTGCGATGAATGCCCCGTCTGTTCCAATCATCTGCAGGAGGCGCAGAAGGTCCTGCGCGAGATCGGCAGGAGCCTGGGTGGAACGGAGCTTTGCAAGAAGCTGAAAGAGCTTACGGAAGGGGCTTATAAAGAGGCCGCGTGCGGTGTGGGGCGGATCGGCGCAAGCATCGTCACTGAGGCGCTTGCCGGCTACGACGAGGAGTTCGAGGCGCACGTCACCGAAAGGTACTGTCCCGCCGGTGTATGCGATATCCGTTATGTGGCGGAGGCATAA
- a CDS encoding DUF2148 domain-containing protein — MTLEEVVVQVAGFMALAARTAPKSLGQDYLEIKVIAGADLPRLAEGMEAFGRETGKKDFDRDAESVRRSAAVFLIGLKNAKPLGLNCGACGFPRCDDVVEHEEKEFRGPHCYWRAMDMGIAIGSAVKTASLFNVDNRVMYRAGVAARRLGLTDAGVVLGIPLAATGKSVFFDRTPKKE; from the coding sequence ATGACTTTGGAGGAAGTCGTGGTCCAGGTCGCGGGATTCATGGCCCTGGCGGCGAGGACGGCGCCGAAGTCGCTCGGCCAGGATTACCTCGAAATCAAGGTGATAGCGGGCGCGGATTTGCCGCGACTGGCCGAGGGGATGGAGGCTTTCGGGAGGGAAACGGGTAAAAAGGACTTTGACCGGGATGCGGAAAGTGTGCGCAGGTCGGCGGCGGTTTTTCTCATCGGCCTGAAAAACGCGAAACCCCTGGGCCTTAACTGCGGCGCCTGCGGTTTTCCACGCTGCGACGATGTGGTTGAGCATGAAGAAAAGGAGTTCAGAGGGCCGCATTGTTACTGGCGGGCGATGGATATGGGCATCGCAATCGGCTCAGCGGTAAAGACGGCTTCCCTTTTTAACGTCGATAACCGGGTCATGTACCGGGCTGGTGTTGCGGCCCGCCGGCTGGGTTTGACTGACGCCGGTGTGGTTCTGGGGATACCTTTGGCGGCCACGGGCAAGAGTGTTTTTTTCGACCGTACGCCGAAGAAAGAATAG
- the hemL gene encoding glutamate-1-semialdehyde 2,1-aminomutase, which yields MRFDRSDNLFAKARDYMPGGVNSPVRAFKSVGRDPVFINKAAGARLYDADGNAFIDYVCSWGPLILGHAHPAVVRAVCEAAENGTSYGAPTELEVELARRIVAALPAVEMVRLVNSGTEATMSAVRLARAYTRRSKILKFEGCYHGHGDSFLIKAGSGALTLGVPTSPGIPPAVAQDTVIAPYNDLDTVREIMRREGENIAAVIVEPVAGNMGIVPPAEGFLPGLRALCSEYGALLIFDEVITGFRVGYSGAQELYGVYPDLTCLGKVIGGGLPVGAYGGGKRIMEMIAPEGPVYQAGTLSGNPLAMAAGIATLDALSKPGTYDKLDVTAARLASGLEKAAAEAGVPAAVNRVGSLLTMFLTPGPVSDYAGATAADTERYAAFFRGMLKTGIYLPPSQFEALFVSLAHSVADIDETVEAAARCLRAIA from the coding sequence ATGCGGTTTGACCGTTCCGATAACCTGTTCGCCAAAGCCAGGGATTACATGCCGGGCGGGGTTAACAGCCCGGTCCGGGCTTTCAAGTCGGTAGGACGTGATCCGGTTTTTATTAATAAGGCGGCCGGAGCGCGGCTTTATGACGCCGACGGCAACGCCTTCATCGATTACGTATGTTCCTGGGGGCCGCTCATTCTGGGGCACGCCCACCCCGCGGTGGTCCGGGCCGTCTGCGAAGCGGCCGAGAACGGAACAAGTTACGGCGCGCCCACGGAACTGGAGGTCGAACTGGCGAGAAGAATAGTCGCGGCGCTTCCGGCGGTGGAGATGGTCCGCCTCGTCAACTCCGGGACCGAAGCGACAATGAGCGCTGTACGCCTGGCACGGGCTTATACCAGGCGTTCGAAGATTTTGAAGTTTGAAGGCTGTTACCACGGTCACGGCGATTCCTTTCTGATTAAAGCAGGTTCCGGGGCGCTTACGCTCGGGGTGCCGACCAGTCCGGGTATTCCTCCCGCTGTGGCGCAGGACACCGTGATCGCTCCTTATAACGATCTCGACACCGTGCGTGAGATAATGAGGCGTGAGGGCGAGAACATCGCCGCGGTGATCGTCGAACCGGTCGCCGGAAATATGGGTATTGTGCCGCCGGCGGAGGGCTTTCTGCCCGGCTTGCGGGCGCTGTGTTCGGAGTACGGCGCGCTGCTGATTTTCGATGAGGTGATAACCGGCTTCCGGGTGGGTTACAGCGGGGCGCAGGAGCTTTACGGGGTTTACCCGGACCTTACCTGTCTGGGGAAGGTTATCGGCGGCGGACTGCCGGTCGGGGCTTACGGCGGCGGAAAGAGGATAATGGAAATGATTGCGCCTGAGGGGCCGGTTTACCAGGCGGGCACGTTATCCGGAAACCCGCTGGCGATGGCCGCCGGGATAGCCACCCTTGACGCTCTTAGTAAACCCGGGACTTACGACAAACTGGACGTCACGGCCGCCAGGCTCGCTTCGGGGTTGGAGAAGGCGGCGGCGGAAGCGGGGGTCCCCGCGGCGGTCAACCGGGTTGGTTCCCTGCTGACGATGTTCCTGACGCCCGGACCGGTATCGGACTACGCCGGCGCTACCGCCGCGGATACGGAAAGGTACGCGGCTTTTTTCCGCGGAATGCTAAAGACGGGGATATACCTGCCGCCCTCTCAGTTTGAGGCGCTTTTTGTCTCGCTGGCGCATTCGGTTGCGGATATCGACGAAACGGTTGAAGCGGCAGCCCGCTGTCTGCGCGCCATCGCCTGA
- a CDS encoding IS1595 family transposase, which translates to MEKYTINSFHKDFPDDNACLEWLVNHFHPNGIYCKKCGRITKHHRLTNRRCYSCDNCGTHFYPTAGTIFHKSSTPLKLWFYAVYLMSSTRCGISAKQLQRQLGVTYKAAWRMFHQIRKLLKEDVGSFSGAVEMDETYVGGKRRGKRGRGAEGKTIVAGVVQRQGKVVAEVVPDAKTKTLLPMLGERVLPGSIIYTDEYLSYNGVGKAGYHHRRIHHAQKIYVRGDIHTNNIECFWSQLKRSLDGTHHAVSAKYLQCYLDEFMFRYNHRRDEQNLFITWLSQVCQGVDQIGHPLHGGTLS; encoded by the coding sequence GTGGAGAAGTACACCATTAATAGTTTCCATAAGGATTTCCCCGACGATAACGCTTGCCTTGAGTGGTTAGTTAACCACTTTCACCCCAACGGTATCTACTGCAAGAAGTGTGGCCGCATCACAAAGCACCACCGGCTTACTAATCGCCGCTGCTACTCATGCGATAACTGCGGGACGCACTTCTATCCTACGGCGGGAACCATCTTTCATAAGTCCAGTACACCGCTTAAATTGTGGTTCTACGCTGTTTACCTTATGAGTAGTACACGTTGCGGTATATCGGCGAAGCAACTCCAACGCCAGTTAGGTGTTACTTATAAAGCGGCGTGGCGTATGTTCCATCAGATACGCAAACTCCTAAAGGAAGACGTTGGTTCGTTTTCTGGTGCCGTAGAAATGGACGAAACTTATGTCGGCGGTAAACGCCGTGGTAAACGCGGTCGTGGTGCCGAAGGCAAGACTATTGTCGCCGGTGTTGTCCAGCGTCAAGGTAAGGTCGTTGCCGAAGTCGTTCCCGATGCTAAAACAAAAACGCTCCTGCCCATGTTGGGAGAGCGTGTATTACCGGGTAGCATCATTTATACCGACGAATATCTAAGTTACAACGGCGTAGGGAAAGCAGGTTATCATCACCGCCGCATCCATCATGCACAGAAGATATACGTTAGGGGCGACATTCACACGAACAATATTGAGTGCTTTTGGTCACAGTTAAAACGTAGCCTTGACGGTACACATCACGCCGTTAGCGCAAAGTACCTCCAGTGTTATTTAGACGAGTTTATGTTCCGCTATAACCATCGGAGGGACGAGCAGAACTTGTTCATTACTTGGCTTTCTCAGGTTTGCCAGGGCGTCGATCAGATCGGTCATCCGCTACACGGCGGGACGCTTTCTTAA
- the fbp gene encoding fructose-1,6-bisphosphate aldolase/phosphatase has translation MGKKLTLSVIKADVGGFIGHSSVHPELLEKARGTLSGSPLLIDFYVAHVGDDVNLVLTHQLGRNNGEIHQLAWDTFVACTEVAKKLKLYGAGQDLLSDAFSGNIKGLGPGVAEMEIEERTSEPIIVFMADKTEPGAWNLPLYKIFADPFNTIGLVIDPKMHSGFLFEVRDLIDDKKITFAAPEEIYDMLIFIGAPGRYCIKRIFHKDTGQIAAVSSTQRLNIMAGRYVGKDDPVCIVRCQSGYPAVGEVLEPFAHPHLVSGWMRGSHSGPLMAVGVRQATPTRFDGPPRVVALGFQLANGRLIGPQDLFDDPAFDRARDEANLIADYMRRLGPFEPHRLHLDEMEYTTMPMVMKKLKDRFIDLRAAKAAKEKAAKG, from the coding sequence ATGGGTAAAAAGCTTACGCTTTCCGTTATCAAAGCCGATGTCGGCGGTTTTATAGGTCATTCCAGCGTTCACCCCGAACTTCTTGAAAAGGCACGCGGCACTCTTTCGGGCAGCCCTTTACTCATAGATTTCTACGTTGCACATGTCGGTGACGACGTCAACCTGGTCCTGACACATCAACTCGGGCGGAACAACGGCGAGATTCACCAGTTGGCCTGGGATACCTTCGTCGCCTGTACCGAAGTCGCCAAGAAGCTCAAACTGTATGGCGCGGGCCAGGACCTGCTCTCGGACGCCTTTTCCGGAAACATCAAAGGGCTCGGACCCGGCGTGGCCGAAATGGAGATTGAGGAACGGACGAGCGAGCCGATTATCGTTTTCATGGCCGACAAGACCGAGCCCGGCGCCTGGAACCTCCCGCTGTATAAGATATTTGCGGACCCCTTCAATACGATCGGCCTGGTGATCGACCCTAAGATGCACTCCGGCTTTCTTTTTGAGGTCCGCGATCTGATCGATGACAAGAAGATTACTTTCGCCGCCCCCGAAGAGATTTACGATATGCTGATTTTTATCGGCGCGCCCGGCCGTTACTGCATCAAACGGATATTCCACAAGGACACCGGCCAGATCGCGGCGGTCTCCAGCACCCAACGCCTCAACATCATGGCCGGACGGTACGTGGGCAAGGACGACCCCGTATGCATCGTCCGCTGTCAGAGCGGTTACCCGGCGGTGGGAGAAGTACTTGAACCTTTCGCCCACCCGCATTTGGTTTCCGGGTGGATGAGGGGCTCCCACAGCGGTCCCCTGATGGCCGTAGGAGTCCGGCAGGCCACCCCGACGCGCTTCGACGGGCCGCCGCGGGTTGTCGCGCTCGGTTTCCAACTGGCGAATGGACGGCTTATAGGTCCGCAGGACCTCTTCGACGACCCGGCCTTCGACCGGGCGCGGGATGAGGCGAACCTCATCGCCGATTATATGAGACGCCTTGGGCCGTTTGAGCCGCACCGGCTGCACCTCGACGAGATGGAGTATACCACGATGCCGATGGTCATGAAGAAGCTGAAGGACCGGTTCATCGACCTGCGTGCGGCCAAGGCGGCAAAAGAAAAGGCCGCAAAGGGTTAA
- a CDS encoding YIP1 family protein — protein sequence MAQDFPSSVKRLFLVVTEPLAVFRIVADRPLFMRPALVLCALNIFMALILLPKIRAATIWMIENNTLKIPPGELGKIKEFIPVTVPLAALFGAVLFPVVVWLMVSLLLRLYGSLRKTVIPFETVLTIAVYGYVPILLGNVVSTGIALSSSVENFHRVTVTLAMFFPYPKTLLYAFLARCSVFTLWSLALWSVGGAVALKTRPIYVGIYLFALWFLYSLLSALALLNKP from the coding sequence TTGGCGCAGGATTTTCCGTCCTCCGTAAAGCGTTTGTTTTTGGTTGTAACCGAGCCGCTCGCCGTTTTCAGAATAGTCGCGGACCGTCCGCTGTTCATGCGTCCGGCGCTCGTGCTCTGCGCCCTGAATATCTTCATGGCCCTAATCCTGCTGCCCAAGATCAGGGCGGCAACCATCTGGATGATCGAAAACAACACTCTTAAGATCCCGCCCGGCGAATTAGGAAAAATAAAGGAATTCATCCCTGTTACGGTGCCGCTGGCGGCCCTTTTCGGCGCCGTCCTGTTCCCTGTAGTCGTCTGGTTGATGGTATCCCTGTTATTGAGACTTTACGGCTCGCTACGCAAAACCGTGATTCCTTTCGAGACCGTTCTTACCATCGCCGTATATGGTTACGTACCGATCCTGCTCGGTAACGTCGTCAGCACGGGCATCGCTCTGTCATCCTCGGTGGAGAACTTTCACCGGGTAACCGTGACCCTGGCCATGTTTTTCCCCTACCCGAAGACCCTGCTTTACGCCTTTCTCGCGCGCTGCAGCGTTTTCACCTTATGGAGCCTTGCGCTTTGGAGCGTCGGCGGCGCGGTAGCCCTTAAAACCAGGCCGATTTACGTCGGGATTTACCTTTTTGCGCTTTGGTTCCTGTACTCCCTTTTGTCTGCATTAGCCCTGTTAAACAAGCCGTAA